The Sulfolobus acidocaldarius DSM 639 genome has a window encoding:
- a CDS encoding threonyl-tRNA synthetase editing domain-containing protein — protein sequence MIILLIHASKFSFSIKDKAIREPEEPTIPSLEKENVLVAFTTVEKGDDEKIIERAVKEIGKVFSDVKASSIIIYPYAHLSDNLEKPDIAIKILRQLEEETKKVTMEVSRAPFGWYKQFYINCYGHPLSELSKRIRHEEDYEKSEEIKVCEKFGFPSSPHSVFMRNATIEYLKNLVKPNFITEGDGIPEEGEFRIIYSSTQGRRLPCVNEEPKIKVRIKNGVDGIIEKFEDSKNSYVIVNRTKDYVEIDVNLLTYYFLYNASTKAPPMLPLWMNPIQVRILPVKSDYLQDAFKIASYIKARVDVDDINDNLGSKIARAGKEWIPFVVLLGEREVKTGSLTIKLREKNEQRSYTIDELNEEIKRGDPLMLPSTLPLQLSKRSKKNVTLQ from the coding sequence ATGATAATTCTTCTAATTCATGCCTCAAAATTCTCTTTTTCAATAAAAGACAAGGCGATAAGAGAACCTGAGGAGCCTACAATTCCCTCATTAGAAAAGGAAAATGTATTGGTGGCTTTCACAACAGTTGAAAAAGGTGATGACGAGAAAATAATAGAGAGGGCAGTAAAAGAAATAGGTAAAGTCTTTAGTGACGTAAAGGCTTCTAGTATAATTATTTACCCATATGCCCATTTATCTGATAACCTGGAGAAACCAGACATAGCTATAAAAATACTGAGACAGCTAGAAGAGGAGACAAAGAAAGTCACCATGGAAGTGAGTAGGGCACCTTTTGGTTGGTATAAGCAATTTTACATTAACTGTTACGGTCATCCGTTAAGTGAATTAAGTAAGAGAATAAGACATGAAGAGGATTATGAGAAAAGCGAGGAGATAAAGGTTTGTGAAAAATTTGGCTTTCCGAGCTCTCCACATAGTGTATTTATGAGAAATGCTACCATTGAATACTTAAAGAATCTGGTTAAACCTAATTTTATAACTGAAGGAGATGGAATTCCTGAGGAAGGAGAGTTCAGGATAATTTACTCTTCCACTCAAGGACGAAGATTACCTTGTGTAAATGAGGAGCCAAAGATTAAGGTAAGGATAAAAAACGGGGTAGATGGTATAATAGAAAAATTTGAGGACTCAAAGAACTCATATGTTATAGTAAACAGGACTAAGGATTATGTGGAGATAGATGTTAATTTACTAACCTACTATTTCCTCTATAACGCTAGTACTAAGGCTCCACCTATGTTGCCTTTATGGATGAACCCAATCCAAGTGAGAATCTTGCCTGTTAAAAGTGATTACCTACAGGACGCATTCAAGATAGCTAGCTACATTAAAGCGAGGGTAGATGTTGACGACATAAATGATAACCTTGGCTCAAAAATAGCCAGAGCTGGAAAGGAATGGATACCCTTCGTAGTTCTACTTGGGGAGAGGGAAGTTAAGACAGGTTCGTTAACAATAAAGCTAAGGGAAAAGAATGAACAGAGAAGTTACACCATAGATGAGTTAAATGAGGAGATAAAGAGGGGAGATCCATTAATGTTGCCATCTACACTGCCATTGCAACTCTCGAAGAGAAGTAAGAAAAACGTTACTCTACAGTAA
- a CDS encoding sugar phosphate nucleotidyltransferase yields MQAIILAGGKGEGLLPYTERVQKETINILGKMILSYSISGLKKAGINDFVVVTTDRGKKLIEDELEKLNVSFEVINQHREGISGAIKDGLEKSDDDNIVIAFGDIVAPEEFYVNLVNAFSVSGSEIVIPLVPVSKGIQTYGLAKITTEGLEVVKEGSTLALAGAYIIKNETFEDFIDYLNQRKSKIKYFIWSGDWFDIGYPEDIIGALEALLSKHETVISSSSEISKTAIIGKKVIIDNNAVIDDYAVVKGPAYIGENAYIGNFSLVRDYSSVERGAKVGAYCEIVHSSIQPGAEIGSKSYLTYSIIGSNSKIGSNVIMSSYPANVIRGRVEKLGALVSPDKEVEHGSILRPGTKI; encoded by the coding sequence ATGCAAGCTATAATTCTTGCCGGTGGCAAAGGTGAAGGGTTGCTACCATATACTGAGAGAGTGCAAAAGGAAACCATTAATATACTTGGTAAAATGATCCTTTCCTATTCTATTTCAGGCTTGAAAAAAGCGGGAATAAATGATTTCGTTGTGGTGACTACTGATCGAGGTAAAAAGTTAATTGAAGATGAACTAGAAAAACTAAACGTGAGCTTTGAAGTAATAAATCAACATAGGGAAGGTATCAGTGGAGCTATAAAGGATGGATTAGAAAAATCAGATGACGATAATATAGTAATAGCTTTTGGAGATATTGTTGCACCAGAAGAATTTTACGTGAATCTAGTTAATGCGTTTTCCGTTTCAGGTTCCGAGATAGTTATACCGCTAGTACCTGTGAGTAAAGGAATCCAAACCTATGGACTAGCAAAGATAACCACTGAGGGATTAGAAGTAGTAAAAGAGGGATCAACTTTAGCTCTTGCAGGAGCATACATAATAAAGAATGAGACATTTGAGGATTTCATAGATTACCTTAATCAACGCAAAAGTAAGATAAAGTACTTTATATGGAGTGGGGATTGGTTTGACATAGGTTACCCTGAAGATATTATCGGTGCTTTGGAAGCCCTATTAAGCAAGCACGAAACTGTTATATCAAGCTCTAGTGAGATATCAAAAACAGCTATTATAGGAAAGAAGGTTATAATCGATAATAACGCAGTTATAGATGATTATGCTGTTGTTAAGGGACCAGCTTACATTGGTGAGAACGCATACATAGGGAACTTTTCACTTGTGAGAGATTACAGCTCGGTGGAGAGAGGTGCAAAAGTAGGAGCCTACTGTGAGATAGTTCATTCCTCGATACAACCTGGAGCTGAAATAGGTTCAAAGAGTTACCTTACATACAGTATAATAGGGAGTAATTCTAAGATAGGATCCAATGTTATAATGTCAAGCTACCCAGCGAATGTAATAAGAGGGAGAGTTGAAAAGTTAGGTGCTTTAGTATCACCTGATAAGGAGGTTGAGCACGGTAGCATACTACGACCTGGAACTAAAATTTAA
- the mvk gene encoding mevalonate kinase, with the protein MIVEASVPLKLTLFGEHAVVYGRPAIAYTISEYLKIRIKESERFYVTSNTLELTGVKVDLHEYKVENENVKRVLAYITETINYFGAEKKVSIDIESPVDPSVGLGTSAGVVVGMVSAYSTLLGHKLSREQIAKISHEIELRVQGLASIMDTHTETFGGFILVKKGGKEVEKLDANMNFSSGYFRRIATTADMLKRVKKLKESKPQLFESVLNVIEQVTTEAKNAIAKNDEDELGELMYINHGLLFSIGITVPVIDQIVSTARIAGVKGCKVSGGGGGGAVVCTKSEQAEFLIKAMGGKLINANPSFNGVMIKLI; encoded by the coding sequence ATGATAGTTGAAGCATCGGTTCCTCTCAAATTGACCTTATTTGGAGAGCATGCTGTAGTTTATGGTAGACCTGCTATAGCGTATACTATATCAGAATATTTGAAGATAAGAATTAAAGAAAGTGAAAGGTTTTATGTTACATCGAACACTTTAGAACTCACTGGTGTCAAAGTTGATCTGCATGAATATAAAGTGGAAAACGAGAACGTGAAGAGAGTTTTAGCTTACATAACTGAGACTATAAATTACTTTGGTGCAGAGAAAAAAGTCAGTATTGATATTGAGTCACCAGTGGATCCATCTGTTGGGTTAGGCACTAGCGCAGGTGTAGTAGTAGGTATGGTCTCTGCCTACTCCACGCTTTTAGGTCATAAACTATCTAGAGAGCAAATAGCTAAAATATCTCATGAGATCGAGTTAAGGGTTCAAGGATTGGCTAGCATTATGGACACACATACAGAGACTTTTGGCGGGTTTATCCTAGTTAAGAAAGGGGGTAAAGAAGTTGAGAAATTAGATGCAAACATGAACTTTTCCTCAGGCTATTTTAGGAGAATAGCAACCACTGCAGACATGTTAAAGAGAGTTAAAAAACTCAAGGAATCCAAACCCCAGTTATTCGAATCTGTATTAAATGTGATAGAGCAAGTTACCACTGAGGCAAAAAATGCTATTGCTAAGAACGATGAAGACGAATTGGGAGAATTAATGTACATTAACCATGGTCTTCTGTTTTCAATAGGCATTACTGTCCCCGTAATAGATCAAATTGTCTCAACTGCAAGGATAGCAGGTGTTAAAGGGTGTAAGGTCAGTGGTGGTGGTGGAGGAGGAGCTGTGGTCTGTACTAAGAGTGAGCAAGCGGAATTTCTGATCAAAGCCATGGGAGGAAAACTGATAAACGCCAATCCCTCGTTCAATGGAGTTATGATAAAGTTAATTTAG
- a CDS encoding MBL fold metallo-hydrolase encodes MPMDSVKILGGGREVGRAAIEVSKGDSAIILDYGVNFDQNDNPNLPLQETPNRVKGFVVSHSHLDHVGSLPLYQISGSYPVFGTMMTKLITELMLKDFLKLSGARLPFEWMEVKRTMDNFRTVNYYQEFEIDTFKVELGNAGHIPGSSMIKVKTDKHNIVYTGDTNVINTKLVGPADLNFLSDADVLVIESTYGKYNHPKREEVEEEFYNSVREVVEGGGVVLVPSFSLARSQEILALLADKKFDYPVYYDGMVKEITELMIQNPEFINNYDALKRAHKFYRYVNGWNDRNKAIKGEGAIVSSAGMLKGGPAVYYFKKIAESPRNGVFLVSYQAENTPGRRLLETGKFDEYSPMLKARFQIFDFSSHAGKSQLLEMIKSSKKLEKVILVHGDPSSSSALANEIKEKIGVDVEVPENGKEINL; translated from the coding sequence ATGCCTATGGATTCAGTGAAGATACTGGGCGGAGGAAGAGAAGTAGGGAGGGCAGCCATTGAAGTAAGTAAAGGGGACTCAGCCATAATTTTAGATTACGGTGTAAACTTTGATCAGAACGATAATCCTAACCTCCCTTTGCAGGAAACGCCAAATAGAGTAAAAGGTTTCGTAGTCTCACATTCACATCTTGATCACGTCGGGTCTTTGCCCCTATACCAAATATCGGGCAGTTATCCAGTGTTTGGAACCATGATGACCAAATTGATCACAGAGTTAATGTTAAAGGACTTCCTCAAACTTTCTGGTGCTAGACTTCCCTTTGAATGGATGGAAGTAAAGAGAACAATGGATAATTTCAGGACAGTGAACTATTACCAGGAATTTGAGATAGACACTTTTAAGGTGGAACTCGGAAACGCTGGTCATATTCCGGGAAGTTCCATGATCAAGGTGAAAACAGATAAACATAACATTGTTTACACAGGAGACACAAATGTCATTAACACGAAGTTAGTAGGTCCAGCAGATCTCAACTTCCTATCAGATGCAGATGTGCTTGTAATCGAGAGCACTTATGGAAAATACAACCACCCGAAGAGGGAAGAAGTGGAGGAGGAGTTTTATAATTCTGTTAGGGAGGTAGTTGAAGGAGGAGGGGTTGTGCTTGTACCATCATTTAGTCTAGCAAGGAGCCAAGAAATTTTAGCTCTATTAGCAGATAAGAAATTCGATTACCCCGTTTATTATGACGGCATGGTTAAGGAAATAACCGAGTTGATGATACAGAACCCTGAGTTTATCAATAATTATGACGCTTTAAAGAGAGCACATAAATTCTACCGTTATGTAAATGGGTGGAATGATAGGAACAAGGCAATAAAGGGTGAAGGTGCAATAGTGAGTAGTGCAGGCATGTTGAAGGGTGGTCCAGCAGTCTACTACTTCAAGAAGATAGCTGAAAGTCCTAGAAATGGGGTATTCTTAGTGAGTTATCAGGCTGAGAACACTCCCGGAAGAAGGTTATTGGAGACAGGAAAGTTTGATGAATATTCCCCCATGCTCAAGGCGAGGTTCCAGATCTTTGATTTCTCAAGCCATGCCGGTAAATCCCAATTGTTGGAGATGATTAAAAGTTCGAAGAAATTAGAGAAAGTTATCCTAGTTCATGGAGACCCCTCTAGCAGTTCAGCACTTGCAAACGAAATAAAGGAGAAGATAGGTGTTGATGTAGAAGTACCGGAAAACGGTAAGGAGATTAACCTATGA
- the glmS gene encoding glutamine--fructose-6-phosphate transaminase (isomerizing) produces the protein MCGIIGIVSSKEDKKIADKVISALKRLEYRGYDSVGVASLDNNKLEVRKAKGTVEEVISKKKVSEMSGYIFLGHTRWATHGPPTDYNAHPHVDCSGKIAVIHNGTIKNYKELREELQTLGHVFKSDTDTEIIPHLIEEFMKRGMDAYSAFRNSIKTLEGSYAVLAVIHGEKRIFFAKRDNPLVIGLGEKENYIASDIPAFLSYTKRILVIKDGELGFITTSNVFIEDKDGNPVDLSDRVRVIDWDVETASKEGYPHFMIKEIHESPKSIRDTVDSLISDLDLIDKIIAEMKSSGRIVVVGAGTSYHAGLYFSLLLSREGMNSFPLIASEYYNFKAKKDDLIFAISQSGETLDLLQAVRKFKEEGARIVSLTNVIESALARESNYKIYMRAGPEISVAATKTFITQLISLLFIYSRLRRDNTNKFRGADTEVERVISSVEGYAKLIGEELSKKTSIYYLGRGMSLPLAMEGALKIKEVAYVHAEAYPAGESKHGPISLVDKGFPIVAINDGEITDLLRNNVIEMKARGAKAYVISANKKISESDVEIYLDSIQFPALSISVVLQLIAYYASVSKGLNPDKPRNLAKTVTVE, from the coding sequence GTGTGCGGAATAATCGGAATAGTATCCTCAAAGGAAGATAAGAAGATCGCTGACAAAGTTATCTCCGCATTAAAGAGACTGGAGTATAGAGGATATGACAGTGTAGGCGTTGCGTCGCTTGATAATAATAAGCTGGAGGTAAGGAAGGCTAAGGGAACTGTAGAGGAGGTCATTAGTAAAAAGAAAGTCAGTGAGATGTCTGGTTACATATTTTTAGGTCACACGAGATGGGCGACCCACGGTCCTCCTACAGACTATAACGCTCATCCTCATGTAGACTGTTCAGGTAAGATAGCTGTAATCCATAATGGTACAATAAAGAATTATAAGGAATTGAGAGAAGAGCTTCAGACACTAGGACATGTATTCAAAAGTGATACGGATACAGAAATAATTCCCCACTTAATTGAGGAATTCATGAAAAGAGGTATGGATGCTTATAGTGCGTTCAGGAATTCAATTAAGACTTTAGAGGGAAGTTATGCAGTTTTAGCTGTTATTCATGGAGAAAAGAGAATATTCTTTGCCAAGAGGGACAATCCATTAGTTATTGGTCTTGGAGAGAAGGAAAATTATATAGCCAGTGACATTCCTGCTTTTCTCTCATACACAAAGAGGATTTTAGTTATCAAGGATGGAGAACTCGGTTTTATCACAACATCTAATGTCTTTATAGAAGACAAGGACGGTAATCCGGTGGATCTATCAGATAGAGTAAGGGTCATTGACTGGGATGTGGAAACTGCCTCTAAAGAAGGATATCCACATTTCATGATTAAGGAAATACACGAATCACCAAAATCAATCAGAGATACAGTAGACAGTCTAATTTCTGACCTCGACTTAATAGACAAAATTATAGCAGAAATGAAGAGTTCAGGAAGGATTGTAGTAGTAGGCGCTGGTACGAGTTATCACGCAGGATTGTATTTTTCCCTCTTATTGAGTAGGGAAGGAATGAATAGTTTTCCGTTGATAGCCTCAGAGTATTATAATTTCAAGGCTAAGAAGGATGACTTAATATTTGCTATTAGTCAGAGCGGAGAAACTTTAGATCTACTTCAGGCAGTTAGAAAGTTTAAAGAGGAAGGAGCTAGAATAGTATCTCTAACTAATGTTATAGAAAGTGCTTTAGCGAGAGAAAGTAATTACAAAATCTATATGAGGGCAGGTCCTGAGATAAGTGTAGCTGCAACGAAGACATTTATAACACAGCTGATTTCTCTCCTCTTTATATACTCTAGATTAAGGAGGGACAATACTAATAAATTCAGGGGAGCAGACACGGAGGTTGAAAGGGTTATATCTAGCGTAGAGGGTTATGCAAAACTTATCGGAGAGGAGTTATCCAAGAAGACTAGTATATACTACTTAGGTAGAGGAATGTCTTTACCATTAGCTATGGAAGGGGCACTGAAAATAAAGGAAGTCGCGTATGTTCATGCTGAGGCATATCCTGCAGGTGAGAGTAAACATGGTCCCATATCACTAGTAGATAAAGGCTTTCCAATTGTGGCAATAAACGATGGTGAAATCACTGATCTGCTTAGAAATAACGTTATAGAGATGAAAGCTAGAGGCGCGAAAGCCTATGTGATTAGTGCAAACAAGAAAATAAGTGAAAGTGATGTCGAAATATATTTGGACTCTATTCAATTTCCTGCTCTATCAATTTCAGTTGTACTTCAGTTAATTGCATATTATGCCTCTGTAAGTAAAGGACTAAATCCAGATAAACCTAGAAATTTAGCTAAAACTGTTACTGTAGAGTAA
- a CDS encoding PaREP1 family protein, with the protein MGLSSLGLSYNVPKFSFEYDNLMLVETAAEVYLREGDEFLGLGDLVQASEKYYKAAEEAIKLLAIKHQIPVLKDLRKIDRWRADLLFLAVKQLSLYYKDLSDIWKSAWILHVEGFHETRLNRHELLFYVNHVKKLSRIIATD; encoded by the coding sequence ATGGGCTTGTCCTCTTTAGGGCTTTCTTATAATGTTCCTAAATTTTCATTTGAATATGATAACTTGATGCTAGTAGAAACTGCTGCTGAAGTGTATTTGAGGGAAGGGGATGAGTTTTTAGGTTTGGGTGATTTGGTTCAGGCTTCTGAGAAGTATTATAAGGCTGCTGAGGAGGCAATAAAACTTCTAGCGATAAAACATCAAATTCCTGTTCTCAAAGACCTTAGAAAGATTGACAGGTGGAGGGCGGATTTACTCTTCTTAGCTGTAAAGCAGCTTTCGTTATACTATAAAGATTTGAGTGACATCTGGAAATCCGCCTGGATACTTCATGTGGAAGGGTTTCATGAAACCAGATTAAATAGGCATGAATTATTGTTCTATGTTAATCACGTTAAAAAACTAAGTAGAATAATAGCTACTGATTAA
- a CDS encoding nascent polypeptide-associated complex protein, with protein MPKFNPKQMKDLERMLGLKTEQLNAVKVTIELQDKILVIDNPVVVKMLAQGQEVFSVMGSAREESKQQQKVEIKEEDVKFIMEQTGKSEKEAREALEKSNGDIAKAILALTEGENK; from the coding sequence GTGCCAAAATTCAATCCTAAGCAGATGAAGGACTTAGAGAGAATGCTTGGGTTGAAAACCGAGCAATTGAATGCAGTAAAGGTTACAATAGAACTCCAGGATAAGATACTAGTTATAGATAACCCTGTAGTAGTTAAGATGTTAGCTCAAGGACAGGAAGTATTTAGTGTAATGGGGAGTGCCAGAGAAGAGAGTAAACAACAGCAAAAGGTTGAGATTAAGGAGGAGGACGTGAAGTTCATAATGGAGCAGACAGGTAAGAGTGAGAAGGAGGCTAGGGAAGCACTGGAGAAATCTAATGGAGATATAGCAAAAGCCATCCTTGCGTTAACTGAGGGAGAAAACAAGTAG
- a CDS encoding helix-turn-helix domain-containing protein produces the protein MDYIIESLAKRIVGDIGFSDNPGSSMRKWRDIFHVSQGELARYLGISQSVIADYEKGRRKPGVEFVKRFVLALVNIDIERGYNVINELIKGYTLMLPFIDDLGDYNSPVSIDDIVMAVDGILPNSSIPETSVFGWLITDSIKAITSLKGLEFYQLLNFMIGRVVIFTSVSTGRSPMIALKIAPIKPSIVVFHRPVRIDPLSLMLAERDNITIIISTLKNVEDLKERIRRLNK, from the coding sequence GTGGACTACATTATTGAATCGTTGGCAAAGAGGATCGTAGGGGATATTGGATTCAGTGATAATCCAGGTTCCTCAATGAGAAAATGGAGAGATATTTTTCATGTTTCTCAGGGTGAGTTGGCTAGATATCTAGGTATATCCCAATCAGTAATAGCCGATTACGAGAAGGGTCGAAGAAAACCCGGAGTTGAATTTGTTAAAAGGTTCGTTTTAGCTCTTGTTAATATAGATATTGAAAGAGGTTACAATGTAATAAACGAGTTAATTAAAGGTTACACCTTAATGCTTCCTTTCATAGACGATTTAGGAGATTATAATTCTCCTGTGTCTATAGACGACATTGTAATGGCAGTCGATGGCATATTACCCAACTCCTCAATCCCTGAGACCAGTGTCTTCGGCTGGTTAATCACAGATAGTATAAAGGCAATAACAAGCCTAAAGGGACTTGAATTTTATCAACTACTTAATTTCATGATAGGTAGAGTGGTAATTTTCACCAGTGTAAGTACTGGAAGATCACCGATGATCGCACTTAAAATTGCCCCTATTAAGCCATCCATAGTTGTTTTTCATAGACCCGTGAGAATAGATCCACTATCGCTGATGTTAGCTGAGAGAGACAACATAACCATAATAATATCTACGCTAAAGAACGTAGAGGATCTAAAGGAAAGAATAAGGAGGTTAAATAAATGA